In Oscillatoria acuminata PCC 6304, a single window of DNA contains:
- a CDS encoding Nif11-like leader peptide family natural product precursor gives MALSEVVRLFRAVQTDPSLKEKYNSAPSLDKLVAMARQDGYDFTTEEWMEATQFKVEELESKLSEIPGI, from the coding sequence ATGGCGTTATCCGAGGTTGTTCGACTGTTTAGAGCAGTTCAAACCGATCCTTCCCTTAAAGAAAAATATAATTCTGCTCCCAGTTTAGATAAATTAGTCGCAATGGCTCGTCAAGATGGATATGATTTTACGACCGAGGAATGGATGGAAGCGACCCAGTTTAAGGTAGAAGAATTAGAGTCAAAGTTATCGGAAATTCCCGGAATTTAA
- a CDS encoding pentapeptide repeat-containing protein, whose amino-acid sequence MKQILLAIAFLLTSAIPLGAENPQHLQQLFNTRDCRNCELSGINLSGANLNGVNLSGANLNGANLSGANLNGANLNGASLLNANLIGANLRSASLIVTNLSGAILHDADLRDADLYGAIAPHAEFNFVNLVGASLPKANLYLCDLTEADLSTANLEGANLERADLTDAKLRNTILIDASLCRAIMPDGSVSEIGCPPAEPAPEPAPEPAPEPTPEPAAEPAAEPAPEPTPAPLPPPPPPPPPVTR is encoded by the coding sequence ATGAAACAAATCCTACTGGCGATCGCCTTCCTGCTGACTAGCGCAATTCCCCTGGGCGCTGAGAACCCCCAGCACCTGCAACAACTTTTCAATACCCGAGACTGTCGCAACTGCGAACTCAGCGGCATCAACCTCAGCGGGGCCAACCTTAACGGCGTCAACCTCAGCGGGGCTAATCTGAACGGGGCCAATCTCAGTGGGGCCAATCTGAACGGGGCCAATCTCAATGGAGCCTCTCTGCTCAACGCCAACCTGATTGGGGCCAATCTCAGAAGTGCCTCGTTAATCGTCACCAACCTCAGTGGTGCAATTTTGCATGACGCTGACTTAAGGGATGCGGATTTATATGGGGCGATCGCCCCTCATGCCGAATTCAACTTTGTAAACCTCGTCGGGGCCTCTCTTCCCAAAGCCAATCTCTACCTCTGTGATTTAACCGAAGCGGACCTCTCCACCGCCAACCTAGAAGGGGCCAACCTCGAACGCGCCGACTTAACCGATGCCAAACTCCGGAATACCATCCTCATCGACGCCTCCCTCTGTCGCGCCATCATGCCTGATGGTTCTGTCTCGGAAATCGGTTGTCCCCCAGCGGAACCCGCCCCTGAACCCGCCCCTGAACCCGCCCCTGAACCCACACCGGAACCTGCAGCCGAACCCGCAGCCGAACCCGCCCCTGAACCCACACCGGCCCCTCTTCCACCACCACCACCCCCGCCACCTCCAGTTACCCGGTAG
- a CDS encoding phage tail protein produces the protein MTQARDLLPLKLQLVPMQVPEAPTEPVGRWHEALEIAEGVRSATVNARNTLPHPRNRCDLVLHPGEPSEILVKLENIGLRTLEVNAAVTGNFPPEWCQLGTEGHELPPGGTMEAVLYFNVPPNFFESPEVISANPALLDFQGRLSVVCTEENRTGEHRDSAAFSLYLRPRSLYLEFLPELYQEVDFIGRLLSIFEQSFEPTVQAMDAIWAYLDPLMAPESLLPFLAYWVGWEIDPHLSLAQQRYLIRYAIELYRWRGTRRGLRFYLYLYTNLPLDEHLPEDEKHISIQEVFTQGLVLGKSRLGEDTSIGGGQPYHFIVKLRPDYPNQIDESLVRKIIEQEKPAFCTYDLYINPVNTIQRIE, from the coding sequence ATGACTCAAGCCCGTGACCTCCTCCCATTAAAACTGCAATTGGTACCCATGCAAGTGCCAGAAGCACCGACTGAGCCGGTGGGACGGTGGCATGAAGCATTAGAGATTGCCGAAGGGGTGCGATCGGCCACTGTCAACGCCAGGAATACCTTGCCACACCCCAGAAATCGCTGTGACCTCGTGTTACATCCAGGAGAACCCAGCGAAATCCTGGTCAAACTGGAAAACATCGGCCTTCGCACCCTGGAAGTCAATGCCGCAGTGACGGGCAATTTCCCTCCAGAGTGGTGCCAGTTGGGAACCGAAGGGCACGAACTGCCTCCGGGAGGCACGATGGAAGCGGTCCTCTACTTCAACGTTCCCCCCAATTTCTTCGAGAGCCCAGAGGTGATCAGTGCCAATCCGGCGCTTTTGGATTTTCAGGGCCGCTTGAGCGTCGTTTGCACCGAGGAAAATCGCACCGGAGAACATCGGGATTCCGCTGCCTTCAGCCTCTACCTGCGTCCCCGGAGTCTCTACCTGGAATTTTTACCGGAACTCTACCAGGAAGTAGACTTTATCGGTCGATTGCTCTCGATTTTTGAGCAGAGTTTTGAGCCTACGGTTCAGGCGATGGATGCAATCTGGGCCTATCTTGACCCCCTGATGGCTCCAGAAAGTCTCTTACCCTTTTTGGCGTACTGGGTGGGTTGGGAAATCGACCCGCACCTGAGTCTGGCACAGCAACGCTATCTGATCCGCTATGCGATCGAACTCTACCGTTGGCGCGGCACTCGTCGGGGATTGCGTTTTTATCTCTATCTTTATACCAATTTGCCCCTGGATGAACATCTTCCGGAAGATGAAAAACATATCAGTATTCAAGAGGTTTTTACCCAGGGATTAGTGCTCGGAAAAAGTCGTTTAGGAGAAGATACCAGCATCGGAGGTGGACAACCTTATCATTTTATTGTAAAACTGCGACCGGACTATCCCAACCAAATTGATGAAAGCTTAGTTCGTAAAATTATCGAACAAGAAAAACCAGCGTTTTGTACTTACGACCTTTATATCAATCCCGTTAATACTATCCAGCGCATTGAGTAG
- a CDS encoding GPW/gp25 family protein yields the protein MANDYNPQPPRDYVGTGCSFPLRINVQGKMQLSSDVRNVEESIRIILNTKLGERVYRPNFGSRLSELVFAPMNTQTLLLIRVYIEEALELWEPRIIIEGIYTEPDPVRGRVEVRIEYSLRDSYESRSMVYPFYLMPSS from the coding sequence ATGGCAAACGATTACAACCCCCAACCGCCTCGGGATTACGTCGGAACGGGATGCTCATTTCCGTTACGGATCAATGTCCAGGGCAAAATGCAACTGAGTTCAGATGTTCGCAATGTGGAGGAATCCATTCGGATTATCCTCAATACCAAATTGGGAGAGCGCGTTTACCGCCCTAATTTTGGGTCGCGCCTGTCGGAGTTGGTGTTTGCGCCGATGAATACTCAAACCCTCTTACTCATCCGAGTGTACATTGAAGAAGCTCTGGAATTGTGGGAGCCGAGGATTATCATTGAGGGAATTTACACGGAGCCCGATCCGGTTCGAGGTCGGGTTGAGGTTCGGATTGAATATAGTCTCAGAGACAGTTACGAGTCTCGCAGTATGGTTTATCCGTTTTATTTAATGCCGTCATCTTAA
- a CDS encoding substrate-binding domain-containing protein codes for MSKNIGKKLAQEAGSRELSRIIMRGSSMRMGMKNRLFRFVPARFQWVLPFVQQNLKIEPPKLGQLKFQLPGRFRQNQDIEKQSQQLAPEIEIGTLPEIIQPVQPLYSKYDCPRGNPLSCEVAEQTLEAKHQAKYCRQCGFPVPLAPNTKIRGDRGTYQIEKLVRHRGMGRLYEAIQLSDRQPVILKEYLLPKRYFNSEEIRQRKDLFRLVGGINLADGRIQDQRLISPWEAIAPLREERCYLVTKGQIDAFPTLSSYLLETGAFTSPQVRQVLDQVLQSLEFLHEQKFRLRSGALKQGIIHGNLSLDSLIFVPNTQGFFIYLCDLSLWENFGQPLLSDSTYSSPEQDLKALGYIAFYLLVGRTFNPQTEQELDPRIEDDWPLGIHPGLKDFILNLIGLGTQKFETAEVARQTLLKLSGEWWIGNGSVIPEGIPEAVVIETVEKKRRQRTRILAFLLATLGLILLALLIGWAMVTRQQQAMAKEPACCIDKVAGIPLGNFNYTASVNGTWSYLLQQPNLIAPGRTLEQELQQRLQPEDPSEPPKYTFRYLPAPSSTEAIAKVLSGETDFAITNLLNARTAYDNLIHTQIGYREFAYDGIVVFVPFSYSRRENGLPQRLNGSITFDQLRQLYTGKVTNWQELGGPNLPVKLYIPNEEEALRIFEQRVLKDERAIAEFHNLLRTQTPGDNLVRIPATITPLSTFAMLRTVIRDFEDRNIGSIGFAPLSQVFGQCSVYPLALSEGNQPAVSPLVRNLDNQPISPLTDLCNNKGSYSPNVTAFSQNHYPLAYPLVVIYPRDNRLPSAGEKFAEILTTLEVQTLLDRTGLIPIYKQSVP; via the coding sequence ATGTCTAAAAATATTGGCAAAAAATTAGCCCAAGAAGCTGGTAGCAGAGAACTCAGTCGGATTATCATGCGGGGTTCCTCCATGAGAATGGGGATGAAGAATCGCCTGTTCCGATTCGTCCCGGCTCGGTTCCAATGGGTGCTTCCTTTTGTGCAGCAAAACTTAAAGATTGAACCGCCCAAACTGGGCCAATTGAAATTCCAGCTACCGGGAAGATTTCGTCAAAACCAAGATATAGAGAAACAGTCGCAACAACTCGCACCAGAAATCGAAATAGGGACGTTACCGGAAATTATTCAACCTGTTCAACCCCTATATTCAAAGTATGATTGCCCCCGAGGAAATCCTTTAAGCTGCGAAGTGGCAGAACAAACCCTGGAGGCAAAACACCAAGCCAAATATTGCCGACAATGTGGGTTTCCAGTTCCCTTAGCACCCAATACCAAAATCCGAGGCGATCGCGGAACTTACCAAATTGAAAAATTGGTGCGCCATCGCGGAATGGGACGGCTGTATGAAGCGATTCAACTCAGCGATCGCCAACCCGTCATCCTCAAAGAATATCTCTTACCCAAACGCTATTTTAACTCCGAAGAAATTCGCCAACGCAAAGACTTATTTCGGTTAGTCGGTGGGATAAATTTAGCCGATGGTCGCATCCAGGACCAGCGGCTGATTTCCCCCTGGGAGGCAATCGCCCCCTTACGGGAAGAACGCTGCTATCTCGTCACCAAAGGACAAATCGACGCCTTCCCCACCCTGTCCAGCTACCTCCTAGAAACCGGAGCCTTTACTAGCCCCCAAGTTCGCCAAGTCCTCGACCAAGTATTACAAAGTTTAGAATTTCTCCATGAGCAGAAATTTCGTCTGCGGTCCGGTGCATTAAAACAGGGAATCATTCATGGAAACCTCAGTTTAGATAGCCTAATTTTTGTTCCCAATACCCAAGGATTTTTTATCTATTTATGTGATTTATCTCTGTGGGAAAATTTTGGGCAACCTCTCTTATCTGACTCGACCTATTCATCTCCCGAACAAGATTTAAAAGCATTAGGATATATCGCCTTTTATTTGCTAGTCGGGCGCACATTTAACCCTCAAACTGAACAGGAACTCGACCCCAGAATAGAGGACGATTGGCCTTTGGGCATACATCCTGGACTGAAAGATTTTATTTTAAACTTAATTGGACTGGGAACTCAAAAATTTGAAACCGCTGAAGTGGCGCGGCAAACCCTACTGAAATTATCCGGGGAATGGTGGATCGGCAATGGCAGCGTGATTCCCGAAGGAATACCGGAAGCAGTTGTCATTGAAACCGTTGAAAAAAAACGCCGTCAACGCACCCGAATTTTAGCCTTTTTATTGGCAACTTTAGGTTTAATTTTACTCGCACTATTAATTGGGTGGGCAATGGTGACTCGGCAGCAACAAGCTATGGCAAAAGAACCGGCTTGTTGTATTGACAAAGTAGCCGGAATTCCCCTGGGAAACTTTAACTATACGGCATCGGTAAATGGCACTTGGAGTTATCTCCTCCAGCAACCGAATTTAATTGCCCCGGGCAGAACTTTAGAGCAAGAGTTGCAACAACGCCTCCAACCGGAAGACCCCAGCGAACCGCCGAAATACACCTTTCGCTATTTACCCGCACCCTCTTCAACCGAGGCGATCGCTAAGGTTTTATCGGGAGAAACAGACTTTGCCATTACCAATTTGCTCAATGCCCGCACCGCCTACGATAATTTAATTCACACTCAAATCGGCTATCGAGAATTTGCTTATGATGGCATCGTGGTTTTCGTTCCCTTCAGCTATTCTCGCCGAGAAAATGGACTCCCTCAACGCTTAAATGGCAGCATTACTTTCGACCAATTACGGCAACTTTATACAGGGAAAGTTACAAATTGGCAAGAACTAGGCGGTCCTAATTTACCCGTGAAGCTGTATATTCCCAATGAAGAAGAAGCCCTGCGAATCTTTGAACAGCGCGTGCTCAAAGATGAACGGGCGATCGCTGAATTTCACAACCTCCTGAGAACCCAAACTCCCGGGGATAATTTAGTCAGAATTCCAGCCACAATTACCCCACTTTCTACCTTCGCAATGCTGCGAACCGTCATCCGAGATTTTGAGGATAGAAATATCGGTAGTATTGGATTTGCCCCCTTGAGTCAAGTCTTTGGACAATGTTCCGTTTATCCTCTCGCCTTAAGTGAGGGAAACCAACCGGCAGTTTCTCCCTTAGTTAGAAATCTGGATAACCAACCGATTTCTCCCCTGACTGACTTATGTAATAATAAAGGCAGTTATAGCCCAAATGTGACCGCATTTTCCCAAAATCACTATCCTTTAGCCTATCCTTTGGTGGTGATTTATCCCCGGGATAACCGTCTCCCCTCTGCCGGAGAAAAATTTGCGGAAATTCTCACCACCTTAGAAGTTCAAACCCTCCTCGATCGCACGGGACTCATTCCGATTTACAAACAATCTGTGCCTTAA
- a CDS encoding phage tail protein: MTKQNQPENHGLNYIAANRFYVEMQETNSISACFNECSGLSVTVNYDTYFEGGVNNQQRIILGNTQFSEVTLKRGLTNDAAFWGWASRMLTKISPENAGSPQRRDINILLFNTAGETIQCWTLIGAVPVAWRAPALRADAATVAIEELSLAYEGLTVSVDTNPGGGGNALGGGGKIHKSGRGAGGFFI, translated from the coding sequence ATGACGAAACAAAATCAGCCGGAAAACCACGGACTGAATTATATTGCGGCCAATCGCTTTTATGTAGAGATGCAGGAAACCAACTCCATCTCCGCTTGTTTTAATGAATGTTCGGGTTTGAGCGTGACGGTTAACTATGACACCTATTTTGAAGGGGGAGTCAACAACCAACAGCGAATTATCCTGGGAAACACTCAATTTTCAGAAGTTACCCTCAAACGAGGACTAACCAATGATGCCGCATTTTGGGGCTGGGCATCGCGAATGCTGACTAAAATTAGCCCGGAAAATGCCGGGAGTCCCCAGCGTCGGGATATCAATATTTTACTGTTTAACACCGCCGGAGAAACGATTCAGTGTTGGACCCTCATCGGGGCGGTTCCCGTTGCCTGGAGAGCCCCGGCATTAAGGGCAGATGCGGCAACGGTAGCCATTGAAGAGTTATCTTTGGCTTATGAAGGGTTAACTGTTTCCGTGGATACTAACCCCGGTGGCGGTGGCAATGCTCTCGGTGGCGGTGGTAAGATTCACAAGAGTGGCAGGGGTGCTGGTGGGTTCTTTATTTAG
- a CDS encoding PAAR domain-containing protein — MFPVAVLGDVAGGSPIIGPGAPTVLVMGRPIACMGDAVAGAPMAVGTLVMPASVTVLAMGRPVAHTMTMAVGMSVPAPIPVPLTLPVIGTGVTVLVGPP, encoded by the coding sequence ATGTTTCCTGTAGCAGTATTAGGAGATGTAGCGGGGGGGAGTCCCATTATCGGACCCGGAGCACCCACGGTTTTAGTCATGGGACGACCCATTGCTTGTATGGGGGATGCGGTTGCCGGAGCCCCGATGGCAGTGGGGACCTTGGTGATGCCCGCTTCGGTGACGGTGTTGGCAATGGGCCGTCCTGTAGCCCATACCATGACAATGGCCGTGGGGATGAGTGTTCCAGCACCGATTCCAGTTCCCTTGACCTTACCCGTGATTGGTACCGGGGTGACGGTGTTGGTTGGCCCTCCGTAA
- a CDS encoding putative baseplate assembly protein → MDFDFLPNLPKSDLDDRKFQDLVDECLLRIPRYCPEWTNYNPSDPGVTLVELFAWMTDQMLARFNQVPRRNYVTFLELLGVRLRPPTPAKTEVTFYMSASLPENYTIPAGTEVATVRTEEEEAIVFSTDAPVAVGKPRIRHLLTAPSAEQEPQILRDRFIGSWRMERTGEWQGLELPFFDDTPEPGNCFYLVFDSEALIEGNVIALTLKGEAATSTGINPDMPPRRWEGWNGEKWQPILLHESDDKTQGFSFSEIVRQGGDPLSGVDVVLHMPKTWPVTHFFTYQGRWIRCVYTQPATYQAGYTRSPRIVGLNARSIGGSVTASQSTLIRNEILGESDGNPGQTFQLQGVPVLPRREDEYILVTPIGGLPQIWQEVNDFSTSGPEDLHYTLDSLTGKVQFGPLIREPTQLREKMAWRASEQGARQGSLTLANGRPGDRNAFQPMTATGIESMERQYGAVPPRGANLQIVSYRTGGGLRGNVQAGTIQIVKSAVPYVAAVINHLPGRGGADSESLDEAVIRAPRMLRTRDRAVTVEDFETLTLEAGQGAVARTLCLPPTHKSEAGTVRMLLVPKPDTLSIERGEGIDPDLFNLSPVLINRVLTYLDDRRLLGVQVQCNQPNYMGVSVQTEVALKPEYKNPSAQQQIIFSMQVALYRFLNPLTGGPDGTGWPFGRPVYPSDIVTILQNIPGVLYLGSVQLFELRLRNGVWVRRLPPDPVINPGPLGLVCSWRNDTLRSGHTISVI, encoded by the coding sequence ATGGATTTTGATTTTTTACCGAATTTACCTAAATCAGATTTAGACGATCGCAAGTTTCAGGATTTGGTGGATGAGTGCCTGCTGCGGATTCCGCGCTACTGTCCGGAATGGACGAATTATAACCCCAGTGACCCTGGGGTGACTTTGGTGGAACTGTTCGCTTGGATGACGGACCAAATGTTAGCCCGGTTTAATCAGGTGCCGCGTCGCAATTATGTGACGTTTTTAGAGTTGTTGGGGGTGCGCTTACGTCCACCGACTCCGGCTAAAACTGAGGTGACATTCTATATGAGTGCCTCCTTACCGGAAAATTACACCATTCCGGCAGGGACGGAGGTGGCGACGGTGCGGACGGAAGAGGAAGAGGCGATTGTATTTAGTACGGATGCGCCGGTGGCAGTGGGTAAACCTCGGATTCGGCATTTGTTAACGGCCCCCTCTGCGGAACAGGAACCCCAGATTTTGCGCGATCGCTTCATCGGGTCTTGGCGGATGGAACGAACTGGGGAATGGCAAGGGTTAGAGTTGCCCTTTTTTGACGATACTCCAGAACCGGGCAATTGCTTTTACCTGGTCTTTGATTCAGAAGCGCTGATCGAAGGAAATGTCATCGCCCTCACCTTGAAAGGGGAAGCTGCCACCTCCACCGGCATTAACCCCGATATGCCTCCGAGGCGATGGGAAGGGTGGAATGGGGAAAAGTGGCAACCTATCCTCCTCCATGAATCGGATGATAAGACCCAAGGATTCAGTTTTAGCGAAATTGTCCGCCAAGGGGGCGACCCCCTCTCCGGGGTTGATGTGGTGCTGCATATGCCGAAAACTTGGCCGGTGACGCACTTTTTTACCTACCAAGGTCGGTGGATCCGCTGCGTTTATACCCAACCGGCGACCTATCAAGCCGGATATACGCGATCGCCCCGAATTGTCGGGTTGAACGCCCGTTCCATTGGCGGCAGTGTCACCGCTTCTCAAAGTACCCTAATTCGCAATGAAATCCTCGGGGAAAGCGACGGCAATCCCGGACAAACCTTTCAGTTACAAGGGGTGCCGGTCCTACCCCGACGAGAAGATGAATATATCCTCGTCACCCCCATCGGCGGTTTACCCCAAATCTGGCAAGAAGTCAATGATTTTTCCACTTCGGGGCCGGAAGACCTGCACTATACCCTGGATTCCCTCACGGGAAAAGTCCAATTCGGACCCCTGATCCGCGAACCGACGCAACTGCGGGAAAAAATGGCTTGGCGGGCATCGGAACAAGGTGCGCGTCAGGGTTCCTTGACTTTAGCCAATGGTCGCCCGGGCGATCGCAATGCCTTTCAACCGATGACGGCGACGGGAATTGAGTCTATGGAACGACAATATGGAGCAGTCCCTCCCCGAGGGGCAAATCTTCAAATTGTCAGTTACCGAACGGGAGGGGGACTGCGAGGCAACGTTCAAGCTGGAACCATTCAAATTGTCAAATCAGCGGTGCCTTATGTTGCGGCGGTGATCAACCATCTGCCGGGACGAGGGGGGGCCGATAGCGAATCCCTGGATGAAGCGGTGATCCGCGCCCCGCGAATGCTCCGCACCCGCGATCGGGCTGTCACGGTAGAAGACTTTGAAACCCTCACCTTAGAAGCGGGACAAGGCGCAGTCGCCCGGACTCTGTGCTTACCCCCCACCCACAAATCCGAAGCGGGAACCGTGCGGATGCTGCTGGTTCCCAAACCCGACACCCTGAGCATTGAACGCGGCGAAGGCATTGACCCGGACTTGTTCAACCTCTCCCCAGTCCTGATCAATCGCGTCTTGACCTATCTGGACGATCGCCGTTTACTGGGAGTCCAGGTCCAATGCAACCAACCCAACTATATGGGGGTATCCGTGCAAACAGAAGTGGCCCTCAAACCCGAATATAAAAACCCTAGCGCCCAACAGCAAATCATCTTTTCCATGCAAGTGGCGCTCTATCGCTTTCTCAACCCCCTCACCGGAGGACCCGACGGGACCGGCTGGCCCTTTGGCCGTCCGGTGTATCCTTCAGATATCGTCACCATCCTGCAAAACATTCCCGGGGTCCTCTACCTCGGGTCCGTCCAACTCTTTGAACTGCGTCTGCGTAACGGGGTTTGGGTGCGACGTCTCCCCCCCGATCCGGTAATCAACCCCGGTCCCTTGGGTTTAGTCTGTTCCTGGCGCAATGATACCCTGCGATCGGGTCACACCATCAGTGTTATCTAA
- a CDS encoding VgrG-related protein: MTAISYLAQPSLKIDGTEASEQLRADIIEISVEESLHQPGMFTLMINNDYFPGTGEPWGHEKLFAIGKSIEIGFSSSTTEAQEFSKGKTTASLFKGEITSIECSFTETSEATMLIRGYDVGHRLHRGRYNRSFQNMSDTDILKKVIGEVGISSGTVDSSGSPHDYVFQENQTNMEFLRERATRNGFELFVQDGKLNFRKPKAGSTLELKWLQDIHSFRVRVSSTEQVSSVEVRGWDYKQKKAIVSKANSAQVLTSTQYQEGKKTSSAFNGKPSQATMIVVDKPVFSNKEADTIAQSLCNELGGEFVQADAVAEGNPDIRTGKLIQFADMGKYSGKYYITEARHLYQDGIYTTEFSVRGLRADNISTTVAPETRLEPGQTMMVGVVSNNNDPDGLGRVRVKFPTLTEEHESNWARVVAIGGGPDRGFDCLPEINDEVLVAFEHGDIHRPYIIGGVWNGKDKPPEKVAESVAGGKVRLRTIKTRLGHKLQFVEEDKGSSKKGIYIETVDGSKHKLHLNDTDQKMEMKTSGSHYLLLDDKNKKLEAKTTAGHTVLMDDNGSKKIDVTSVGDMNMKTGSSGKTRTLKVDAGEIQVTGTTKIVLKVGPNSIEISNSGIKIDGLKVEVLGKTGVEIKSPVKVDISGATQVNVQSAAQVGIKAGASLTAQAGGSLGLQAAGSLSGTAGGSVSLTSGGAASITSGAAFQVTAGASAGILAPLIRLNC; the protein is encoded by the coding sequence ATGACAGCAATCTCTTACTTAGCTCAACCTAGCTTAAAAATAGATGGAACCGAGGCGTCTGAACAATTAAGGGCAGATATTATAGAAATCTCTGTAGAAGAAAGCCTTCATCAGCCGGGAATGTTTACCCTGATGATTAACAATGACTACTTCCCCGGGACCGGAGAACCCTGGGGACATGAAAAATTATTTGCCATTGGTAAATCCATCGAAATTGGGTTTAGTTCCAGTACCACCGAAGCCCAGGAATTTTCCAAAGGTAAAACCACTGCCAGCCTGTTTAAAGGAGAGATTACCTCCATTGAATGTAGCTTTACCGAAACCTCGGAAGCTACCATGTTGATTCGTGGCTATGACGTGGGACATCGGCTGCATCGGGGAAGATATAATCGGTCCTTTCAAAATATGAGCGATACCGATATTTTGAAAAAAGTGATTGGAGAAGTGGGAATCTCTAGTGGGACTGTTGATTCTAGTGGTTCTCCCCATGATTATGTGTTTCAAGAAAACCAAACCAACATGGAATTTCTGCGGGAACGAGCAACCCGCAATGGATTTGAACTGTTCGTTCAAGATGGAAAACTTAATTTTAGAAAACCCAAAGCCGGCAGCACCTTAGAGTTAAAATGGTTGCAGGATATCCATAGTTTTCGAGTGCGCGTTTCCAGTACCGAACAAGTGAGTTCAGTAGAGGTGCGGGGGTGGGATTATAAACAAAAAAAAGCGATTGTTTCTAAGGCAAATTCGGCCCAAGTTCTGACAAGCACTCAATATCAAGAGGGTAAAAAAACCAGTTCTGCTTTCAATGGTAAACCCTCTCAAGCCACTATGATAGTGGTTGATAAACCTGTTTTTAGTAATAAAGAAGCTGATACGATCGCCCAATCCTTGTGCAATGAATTAGGTGGAGAATTTGTCCAGGCTGATGCCGTTGCCGAAGGTAATCCCGACATCCGCACCGGCAAACTGATCCAATTTGCTGACATGGGAAAATATAGCGGGAAATACTACATTACCGAAGCCCGCCACCTCTATCAAGATGGCATTTATACCACCGAATTTAGTGTCCGAGGATTGCGGGCGGATAATATTTCCACCACTGTGGCACCGGAAACTCGACTAGAACCGGGACAAACCATGATGGTGGGAGTGGTATCTAATAATAATGACCCGGACGGATTAGGACGAGTGCGGGTGAAATTTCCCACCCTCACAGAAGAACATGAAAGTAATTGGGCGCGGGTAGTGGCGATCGGGGGCGGACCCGATCGCGGATTTGACTGCTTGCCAGAAATCAACGATGAAGTCCTAGTTGCCTTTGAACATGGGGATATTCATCGACCTTATATTATTGGCGGCGTCTGGAATGGCAAAGATAAACCCCCAGAAAAAGTGGCCGAATCCGTCGCCGGTGGAAAAGTGCGTCTCCGAACGATTAAAACTCGTCTCGGGCATAAATTGCAATTTGTCGAAGAAGACAAAGGCAGCAGTAAAAAAGGGATTTATATTGAGACCGTTGATGGCAGTAAACATAAACTCCATCTGAATGATACCGACCAAAAGATGGAAATGAAAACCAGCGGGTCTCATTACCTGCTGTTAGATGATAAAAACAAAAAACTGGAAGCCAAAACCACTGCCGGTCATACCGTTTTAATGGATGATAATGGCAGCAAAAAGATAGATGTGACCTCCGTCGGGGACATGAACATGAAAACCGGGAGTTCGGGAAAAACCCGCACCCTTAAAGTTGATGCAGGAGAAATTCAAGTCACCGGCACCACTAAAATTGTGTTGAAAGTTGGCCCGAATAGTATTGAAATCTCCAATTCTGGGATTAAAATTGATGGCCTAAAAGTGGAAGTGTTGGGAAAAACCGGAGTCGAGATTAAATCCCCGGTCAAAGTTGACATTAGTGGCGCAACTCAAGTTAATGTCCAGTCAGCGGCGCAAGTTGGGATTAAAGCCGGGGCCTCTTTGACCGCTCAAGCGGGGGGTTCCTTGGGTCTCCAAGCTGCCGGGTCCTTAAGTGGCACTGCCGGGGGTTCGGTGAGTTTGACCAGTGGGGGTGCAGCAAGTATTACCTCCGGTGCCGCATTCCAAGTGACTGCCGGTGCTAGTGCAGGGATTTTAGCACCCCTGATTCGCCTCAACTGTTGA